A window of the Luoshenia tenuis genome harbors these coding sequences:
- a CDS encoding Hsp20/alpha crystallin family protein, translating into MYNMVPFRGHRRDNNLPQLFDDSFFAPFFRDSFFSGNAFRVDVKDKGDHYLMEAELPGVPQDKIELKVEGDVLTIAANMDSERKEEKENYVFNERRVGHMQRSFSLDGIDDAKISAAYKDGVLSVNLPKINGEQVEKARNIPIE; encoded by the coding sequence ATGTATAATATGGTTCCGTTCCGTGGTCATCGCCGTGACAATAACCTGCCGCAGCTGTTTGACGATAGCTTCTTCGCCCCCTTCTTCCGGGATAGCTTCTTTAGTGGCAATGCTTTTCGCGTAGATGTAAAAGATAAAGGCGACCATTACCTGATGGAGGCTGAACTGCCGGGCGTACCGCAGGATAAGATCGAACTGAAGGTGGAGGGCGACGTTTTGACGATTGCCGCCAACATGGACAGCGAGCGCAAAGAAGAAAAAGAAAACTACGTCTTTAACGAGCGGCGCGTCGGCCACATGCAGCGCAGCTTCAGTCTGGACGGCATTGACGACGCCAAGATCTCGGCCGCCTATAAGGATGGCGTGTTGAGCGTGAATCTGCCTAAAATCAATGGCGAGCAGGTCGAAAAGGCACGCAACATTCCCATTGAATAA
- the pfkB gene encoding 1-phosphofructokinase: MIATVCLNPCIDKTVSISSFVYGGMNRIIEKREDGSGKGINVAIAARRIGCESAALGFMYQENYAPIEARLKAEQVPFDFVWCQGAVRTNTKVLDLEKSIITEINESGTPVTDKNIEAMKASVREWSQKADLMVFSGSVPAGCGTQIYRELMAAARPGTRCILDTEGDRLLEGLKQNPYLIKPNTFELETIVGRSLQTPQEVYKAATTLVDRGAQLVAVSMGGDGALITDGSACYYSEALKVAVKSTVGAGDSMVAAFCKAIEGGLSLEEVFRYGVAGGTAGVMTEGTELIRRQDFEQVMGQVKVQKIA; this comes from the coding sequence ATGATCGCAACAGTATGTCTCAATCCTTGTATCGATAAAACGGTCAGCATTTCAAGCTTTGTGTATGGCGGTATGAACCGCATTATAGAAAAGCGGGAAGACGGCAGCGGCAAAGGAATCAACGTGGCGATCGCTGCCCGACGCATTGGCTGTGAATCCGCTGCGCTTGGATTTATGTATCAGGAGAATTACGCGCCTATTGAAGCGCGTTTAAAGGCCGAGCAGGTCCCGTTTGACTTTGTATGGTGCCAGGGCGCCGTACGGACCAATACTAAGGTATTGGATCTGGAAAAGTCCATTATTACCGAGATCAATGAAAGCGGCACGCCGGTTACGGATAAAAATATCGAGGCCATGAAAGCTTCTGTACGGGAATGGAGCCAAAAGGCGGACCTGATGGTATTCTCAGGCAGCGTGCCTGCCGGATGTGGCACGCAAATCTACCGGGAATTGATGGCGGCCGCACGCCCGGGCACCCGCTGTATTCTGGATACCGAGGGAGACCGGCTATTAGAAGGCCTTAAGCAAAATCCGTATCTGATCAAACCCAATACGTTTGAATTAGAGACCATTGTAGGACGCAGCCTGCAAACGCCGCAGGAGGTTTATAAAGCCGCCACCACTTTGGTGGACCGGGGCGCGCAGCTTGTAGCCGTTTCCATGGGCGGCGACGGCGCGCTGATTACGGATGGAAGCGCGTGTTATTATTCTGAGGCGTTAAAGGTAGCGGTCAAGAGCACCGTTGGCGCTGGGGACTCGATGGTGGCGGCTTTTTGCAAGGCTATTGAAGGCGGCCTTTCTCTGGAAGAGGTATTCCGCTATGGCGTAGCGGGCGGCACTGCCGGGGTGATGACAGAGGGGACGGAGTTGATCCGCCGGCAGGATTTTGAGCAAGTGATGGGGCAGGTCAAGGTCCAAAAAATTGCGTAA
- a CDS encoding putative ABC transporter permease, which yields MSSPRGKNLAIFGLGAMGYSLLELAWRKRTHWTMALTGGACLVALCKVNQKMGKRKVLAKSLAGAGCITAVEFAVGCVVNKKLNMGVWDYSDKRFNLLGQICPLYTLYWFLLCIPLCPISQKLNQMK from the coding sequence ATGTCCTCTCCGCGCGGAAAAAATCTGGCCATTTTTGGCCTGGGTGCAATGGGCTACAGCCTGCTGGAGCTGGCCTGGCGTAAGCGTACCCATTGGACCATGGCGCTGACCGGCGGCGCTTGCCTGGTTGCGTTGTGCAAAGTGAACCAGAAGATGGGGAAACGCAAGGTGCTGGCTAAAAGTCTGGCCGGAGCAGGTTGTATCACGGCGGTAGAATTTGCCGTGGGTTGCGTGGTCAACAAAAAACTGAATATGGGCGTCTGGGATTATTCCGATAAACGCTTCAACCTGTTAGGGCAAATCTGCCCTCTTTATACCCTTTACTGGTTTTTATTGTGTATCCCCCTTTGCCCCATCAGCCAGAAGTTGAACCAAATGAAGTAA
- a CDS encoding aminoglycoside 6-adenylyltransferase, whose product MSDRLNEILKQAQQDENVRSAVLYGSRVNCEIQPDPYQDYDLYFIVQTVERFDVSSISGVKLSFEPSRVYPELFPDECVYLMLFEDDSRVDLTVCTLKTFLEKHNKGELMRCLLDKDGKIPSLNQSDASGTWVSPMDEKTFQNTCSEFFWEIQNMVKGLKRDALSYAMFIRDISLRDMLNRLIDQCIGIRNDFKVSVGTLGKFRKNYLTQSEYDLYQKTYRSNTQQDRIDSLFYMLDLFSLMGKWVAAARRFDYPKDKEQVVRDYLQRAGLKGE is encoded by the coding sequence ATGTCAGACCGGTTAAATGAAATCCTAAAGCAAGCGCAGCAAGATGAGAATGTGCGTAGCGCCGTTCTTTACGGATCGCGTGTAAATTGCGAAATACAGCCCGACCCATACCAGGATTATGATCTTTATTTCATCGTCCAGACGGTTGAACGCTTTGACGTCTCCAGTATATCCGGCGTGAAGCTTAGTTTTGAACCGAGCAGGGTATATCCGGAGCTATTTCCAGATGAATGCGTATACCTCATGTTGTTTGAAGACGACAGCCGGGTGGATTTAACGGTTTGTACCCTCAAAACCTTCTTGGAAAAGCATAATAAGGGCGAATTGATGCGGTGCCTTCTGGATAAGGACGGAAAGATACCCTCACTGAACCAAAGCGATGCCAGCGGAACGTGGGTAAGCCCCATGGACGAAAAAACGTTTCAGAATACCTGCTCGGAATTTTTCTGGGAGATACAAAATATGGTGAAAGGCCTGAAACGAGATGCGCTATCCTATGCTATGTTTATCCGGGATATTTCGCTGAGGGATATGCTCAACCGCCTTATCGACCAATGCATAGGGATTCGGAACGATTTTAAAGTATCGGTGGGCACGCTTGGCAAATTTAGAAAAAACTATCTGACGCAGAGCGAATATGACCTTTATCAAAAGACGTACCGATCCAATACCCAGCAGGATCGCATCGATTCATTATTTTATATGCTGGATTTATTCAGCTTGATGGGAAAATGGGTAGCCGCAGCGCGCCGCTTTGATTATCCGAAAGACAAGGAGCAGGTGGTGCGCGATTATCTGCAAAGGGCAGGATTGAAGGGCGAGTAG
- a CDS encoding DUF512 domain-containing protein, producing the protein MNHTIIRVLPGSIAEEIGLERGDALVSINGQPIVDRIDYEYFIAEDALVLQILTKDGQQVEVEIEKDPEEHMGLVFENELMDHMHKCANHCLFCFVDQLPEAARDSLHFKDDDWRLSFLMGNYITLTNVTEREFERILARRPSPMFISVHATDPAVRCHMLGHRQGGKLMDRLCRMAQAGIYFHTQVVFCPGINDAAVLDRTIDELSALYPHCASLAVVPVGLTGHREGLTPLQPVGAMEAEALILQVAAWQEKLLSKLGTRFVFAADEFYTKADHPLPPGEAYEGYPQIENGVGLVRQFQDEFREALAAHPEGIRQICACSVVTGCSAAPYIAELCDIINSKAAAVRVFPVVNRFFGPSVTVAGLVTGQDILHTLKGAQLGEKVLLPRCMLRSGESVFLDDTPLADLQAALQVPVEVVDVDGAAFFSALQRKTVL; encoded by the coding sequence ATGAACCATACGATCATCCGCGTACTCCCCGGCAGCATTGCCGAGGAAATTGGGCTGGAGAGGGGCGACGCCCTCGTATCGATCAACGGCCAGCCCATCGTTGACCGGATCGATTATGAATATTTTATCGCGGAAGACGCCCTGGTTTTGCAGATCCTGACCAAGGATGGGCAGCAGGTTGAGGTGGAGATCGAAAAGGACCCGGAAGAGCATATGGGCCTGGTCTTTGAAAATGAATTGATGGATCATATGCATAAATGTGCCAACCATTGCCTGTTTTGCTTTGTCGATCAGCTGCCCGAAGCGGCGCGCGATAGCCTGCACTTTAAGGATGACGACTGGCGCCTTTCCTTCCTAATGGGCAACTACATTACCTTGACCAACGTGACCGAGCGGGAGTTTGAGCGTATTCTGGCGCGCAGGCCCAGCCCCATGTTTATCTCCGTCCACGCTACGGACCCTGCGGTGCGCTGCCACATGCTGGGCCATAGGCAGGGGGGCAAGCTGATGGACAGGCTCTGCCGAATGGCGCAGGCCGGGATCTATTTCCACACACAGGTGGTATTTTGTCCAGGGATCAATGACGCAGCGGTCTTAGACCGCACCATTGATGAACTATCGGCCCTGTACCCGCACTGCGCCTCCCTGGCGGTGGTGCCGGTGGGGCTTACCGGCCACCGGGAAGGATTAACGCCCCTGCAGCCGGTAGGCGCTATGGAGGCAGAGGCGCTGATCTTGCAGGTTGCCGCCTGGCAGGAAAAGCTTTTATCCAAGCTGGGGACGCGTTTTGTTTTCGCGGCGGATGAGTTTTATACCAAGGCTGACCATCCTCTGCCGCCGGGGGAGGCGTACGAGGGGTATCCGCAGATTGAAAACGGTGTGGGGCTGGTCCGCCAGTTCCAGGATGAATTTAGGGAAGCGTTGGCGGCTCACCCGGAGGGAATACGGCAAATTTGTGCCTGCAGCGTCGTAACAGGATGTTCGGCGGCGCCATATATCGCTGAATTATGTGATATAATAAATAGTAAGGCGGCTGCGGTGCGCGTATTCCCGGTGGTAAACCGCTTTTTCGGGCCGAGCGTAACGGTGGCCGGGCTGGTGACCGGGCAGGATATCCTGCATACGTTAAAAGGCGCGCAGCTTGGCGAGAAAGTCCTTCTGCCGCGCTGTATGCTGCGCAGTGGGGAAAGCGTGTTTTTAGACGATACGCCGCTGGCCGATCTACAGGCTGCGTTGCAGGTGCCGGTTGAAGTTGTAGATGTGGATGGGGCTGCATTTTTTAGCGCCCTTCAAAGAAAAACTGTTTTGTAA
- the der gene encoding ribosome biogenesis GTPase Der → MIKPLVAIVGRPNVGKSTFFNRIVGKRVSIVEDTPGVTRDRIYADAEWLNYHFTLVDTGGIDLASEDVLLSQMRAQAQIAIDTADVILFMVDAKQGLTAADEEVADFLRRFKKRVILIVNKVDNYPKLDNYYDFYALGLGDPWAVSAGQALGLGDVLDEIVSHFPEESRGDEEEDILHIAVVGKPNVGKSSLVNTILREERVIVSDIPGTTRDAIDTPFQEGEDRYTIIDTAGLRKRGRIEDESIERYSVIRTLTAIRRCDVALVLVDAQQGVTEQDTKIAGYVHEEGKSSIIIVNKWDLIEKQTNTMEKMRKQVLSDLSFMDYSPVHFISAKTGQRTQKILDMVKANYAEATKRIPTGLLNDALGDATAAIQPPSDKGRRLRIYYMTQVGVKPPHFVLFVNDPELMHFSYLRYLENYLRKTFGFSGTPIKFSLRARGEKGGRMK, encoded by the coding sequence ATGATTAAACCCTTAGTCGCCATTGTTGGCCGCCCCAATGTGGGCAAATCCACTTTTTTTAACCGCATAGTGGGTAAGCGCGTCTCCATCGTGGAGGATACGCCTGGCGTTACGCGCGACCGGATCTATGCGGATGCGGAGTGGCTAAATTACCACTTTACCTTGGTGGATACCGGTGGGATAGACCTGGCCAGCGAGGACGTGCTGCTTTCTCAAATGCGCGCGCAGGCGCAGATCGCCATCGATACGGCAGACGTCATCTTATTTATGGTGGATGCCAAACAGGGGCTGACAGCTGCCGATGAAGAGGTGGCTGATTTTCTGCGCCGTTTTAAAAAGCGCGTGATCCTGATCGTCAATAAGGTGGATAACTACCCCAAACTTGATAATTACTATGACTTTTATGCTCTTGGGCTGGGCGATCCCTGGGCGGTTTCCGCCGGGCAGGCGCTGGGTCTGGGCGACGTGCTGGATGAGATCGTTTCCCATTTTCCGGAGGAATCCCGCGGCGATGAGGAAGAGGATATCCTGCATATCGCCGTGGTAGGCAAGCCCAATGTGGGCAAAAGCTCTCTGGTCAACACCATCCTGCGAGAGGAGCGGGTAATCGTCAGCGATATTCCCGGCACCACGCGGGACGCTATTGACACGCCTTTCCAGGAAGGAGAGGACCGGTATACCATCATCGATACCGCTGGGCTGCGCAAAAGGGGACGGATCGAGGACGAATCCATTGAGCGATACAGCGTTATCCGCACGCTGACCGCCATACGGCGCTGCGATGTGGCCCTGGTCTTGGTGGACGCCCAACAGGGCGTGACCGAGCAGGATACCAAGATCGCGGGCTATGTGCACGAAGAGGGAAAGAGCAGTATCATCATCGTCAATAAATGGGATTTGATCGAAAAGCAGACCAATACCATGGAGAAGATGCGCAAACAGGTGCTCAGCGACCTGAGCTTTATGGATTACTCGCCCGTGCACTTTATCAGCGCTAAAACCGGGCAGCGCACCCAGAAAATATTGGACATGGTCAAGGCCAATTACGCCGAGGCGACAAAGCGTATCCCAACTGGCCTGCTCAATGACGCGCTGGGAGATGCCACGGCCGCCATCCAGCCCCCGAGCGATAAGGGGCGCCGGCTGAGAATTTATTATATGACTCAGGTCGGGGTCAAACCGCCGCACTTTGTCTTGTTTGTGAACGATCCGGAACTGATGCATTTTTCTTATCTCCGGTATTTAGAGAATTATCTGCGCAAGACTTTCGGTTTTAGCGGCACGCCCATCAAATTCTCTCTGCGTGCGCGGGGTGAAAAGGGAGGCAGAATGAAATGA
- the plsY gene encoding glycerol-3-phosphate 1-O-acyltransferase PlsY: MIWRIVLSGAIGYCLGCIISALIVGKIFGKIDIRDHGSGNAGSTNVQRVLGWRYGFYTLAGDALKGVVAVAIGWLLAGEIGGYVAGVCAVIGHNWPAFSRFKGGKGIATSVGVVLMTMPLCGGIVLAIGLIVIFATRYVSLGAVIAAGSLMIVGTLLNLHNYWAMGTALLLGAMAIFSHRANIKRLIGHTERKIGTPKKDDKGPQA; encoded by the coding sequence ATGATCTGGCGCATCGTCCTATCCGGCGCGATCGGCTATTGCTTGGGGTGCATCATCTCGGCGCTGATCGTGGGAAAGATATTTGGAAAGATCGATATACGCGATCACGGGAGCGGCAATGCGGGCTCTACCAACGTCCAACGGGTTCTGGGCTGGCGGTATGGTTTTTATACGTTGGCTGGAGATGCGCTCAAAGGCGTTGTCGCCGTCGCAATCGGATGGCTCTTGGCAGGAGAGATCGGCGGCTATGTTGCGGGCGTATGCGCTGTGATCGGGCACAACTGGCCGGCCTTTAGCCGCTTTAAGGGTGGCAAGGGGATCGCCACTTCGGTCGGCGTCGTGCTGATGACGATGCCGCTGTGCGGTGGGATCGTGTTGGCCATCGGGCTGATCGTGATCTTTGCCACGCGTTATGTGTCCCTGGGCGCGGTGATCGCCGCCGGCTCGCTGATGATCGTGGGGACGCTGCTCAACCTGCACAACTATTGGGCCATGGGTACGGCGCTTTTGCTGGGGGCGATGGCGATCTTTTCCCACCGGGCCAATATCAAGCGGTTGATCGGGCATACCGAACGCAAGATCGGCACCCCCAAAAAGGATGATAAAGGGCCGCAGGCTTAG
- the spoIVA gene encoding stage IV sporulation protein A, with protein sequence MEKFDLYSDIAQRTNGDIYIGLVGPVRTGKSTFIQKFMDLMVLPNVQDAYARERVIDEMPQSGAGRTIMTTQPHFVPNEAVAVEVQQGAVLKIRLVDCVGYLVRGALGYTEDGEERMVRTPWFEQDIPFKEAAEIGTRKVIADHSTIGMVITTDGSITDIPRPSYIEAEERVIAELKELGKPFVLVMNTIHPEEEETQKLAETLALKYDVPVKVLNVMQMTLDDILSILSDVLFEFPLTEIAFEIPRWIQVLSPEHELVAELLDTIRTTSEDMSRVRDYSQFLEAFSESERITGVEMGDINLGQGKVTLDVVTQPSLYYQVLSEECGFPVENEYCLFALLKQLAAAKQEYDRVAEAIRSVRETGYGLVSPTLEEMRLEEPEIVKQGGRFGVKLKASAPSLHMMRVDIETEVSPVVGTEKQSEELVKYLLSEFENDPQQIWHTNIFGKSLHELVKEGLSNKLARMPEDAQMKIAETLQRIINEGSGGLICILL encoded by the coding sequence ATGGAAAAATTTGACCTTTATTCAGATATCGCGCAGCGCACCAACGGGGATATTTATATCGGCCTGGTCGGGCCGGTGCGCACCGGCAAATCCACCTTTATCCAAAAATTTATGGACCTGATGGTGCTGCCCAACGTGCAGGACGCCTACGCCCGCGAACGCGTGATCGACGAGATGCCCCAAAGTGGGGCGGGACGCACGATCATGACCACGCAGCCCCACTTTGTCCCGAACGAGGCTGTGGCTGTAGAGGTGCAGCAGGGCGCTGTCCTAAAGATCCGCCTGGTGGATTGTGTGGGTTACCTGGTGCGCGGCGCGCTGGGCTACACCGAAGATGGGGAAGAGCGCATGGTGCGCACGCCCTGGTTTGAACAGGATATCCCCTTTAAAGAGGCGGCGGAGATCGGCACGCGCAAGGTGATCGCCGATCACTCCACCATCGGCATGGTCATCACCACGGACGGCAGCATCACGGATATTCCGCGCCCGAGCTATATCGAAGCGGAAGAGCGCGTGATCGCCGAGCTGAAAGAGCTGGGCAAACCCTTCGTGCTGGTGATGAACACCATCCACCCGGAGGAGGAAGAAACGCAGAAGCTGGCCGAGACGCTGGCGCTGAAATACGATGTGCCGGTCAAGGTACTAAACGTCATGCAGATGACGCTGGACGACATCCTCTCGATCCTATCCGATGTGCTCTTTGAATTCCCGCTGACCGAGATCGCCTTTGAGATCCCCCGCTGGATCCAGGTGCTCTCGCCGGAGCACGAACTGGTAGCAGAGCTGCTGGATACCATCCGCACAACGTCTGAGGATATGTCCCGGGTACGGGATTATAGCCAGTTCCTGGAGGCCTTTAGCGAATCAGAGCGCATCACGGGCGTTGAGATGGGCGATATTAACCTGGGGCAGGGTAAGGTCACGCTGGATGTCGTCACCCAACCCTCGCTGTATTATCAGGTGCTCTCTGAAGAGTGCGGCTTCCCGGTGGAAAACGAATACTGCCTGTTTGCGTTGCTCAAACAGTTAGCGGCGGCCAAACAGGAGTACGACCGGGTGGCGGAGGCCATCCGCAGCGTACGGGAGACCGGGTATGGCCTGGTTTCACCTACGCTGGAAGAAATGCGGCTGGAGGAGCCGGAGATCGTCAAGCAGGGCGGCCGCTTTGGCGTAAAGCTCAAGGCCAGCGCACCCTCGCTGCACATGATGCGGGTAGATATCGAAACCGAGGTATCTCCGGTAGTAGGGACGGAAAAACAGAGCGAGGAGCTGGTCAAATACCTGCTATCCGAATTTGAGAACGATCCGCAGCAGATTTGGCATACCAATATTTTCGGCAAGTCGCTGCACGAGCTGGTCAAAGAGGGGCTGTCTAATAAATTAGCCCGTATGCCTGAGGATGCCCAGATGAAGATCGCAGAGACTTTACAGCGCATCATCAACGAGGGCAGCGGCGGATTGATCTGCATCCTGTTGTAA